A segment of the Corylus avellana chromosome ca2, CavTom2PMs-1.0 genome:
AGAATTTACACTTCAGTCATCAATATTACATAGAGAATGCAATGATGAAAACTAAGCACTCAAAATCACACTTCATATCTATGCCTGTTCAAGCACAAATGAAGAAATAAACGAGGATATTCAAAATGGCCATCTCTGAGACATTTTCAATGTTTTAAGAGCAACTTAAAATTTACTTTGTAtgaaaaaaggaacaaaatcaGGATTGAAAAGATCAAGATTAAACACAGCTTTCATGCCACAGTAAACTGATACAAACTAAATACCCTTTAAGAAAATCACAGCCTCAAAGTGAAATTTATAACTGAGGCTTACATTAAGCTTTCCTCAAACTGTAATGATAAATGAGTCAGGAGATTGCACCCACCCCACTAAGATTAAATGTGCAAGCAAGCTTTGCATAGATCGACTGAAAAGTTCTTGAGCTAAAGTTCTTTTTTCCTTATCTTGTGCTGGATGATTCTAGAGTGAAATTTGTTCCAAtcattcattctcttatgtgCACAAAATTACCAGGTAGTTGAAAATATATACCTGAGCAGAGCGACATGCTAACAGATGAGGAGTCAAGCCTAAGGCTCTCAGTTCTCGGACACTATGCTGTGTAGGTTTTGTCTTCTGcaaaacgagagagagagagagagagagagagtcataTTTAACCCAGATAAAAGAAGAGGAGGGGGGGTTTGGATAACTAATACTTTCCAAATCGAATATACAGGTTATGGAGTATTACTTGCTCTCCAACAACACCCAGTACTGGTATCAGGCTCACATGAATGAGGCAGAAGTTATCTTGCCCTGGAGAAAAGAATTAACATCACTATTTCTGAACATGATGAAATCTCACAACCCAAGTGCATAATAAGTATACTCAATTGTTGGTAGCAATTGGATGTATACAATGCAACAGAATAGcatatttaaatctaaatcaaTCATATTTGACTGCATGCTCATAAGGtataaggctttttttttttctttttattgaccCATAAAATCAACCTTACCAACTGAAAAGGACAATTGTCGCAGAGCCTCGATGAATGGCATTGATTCGATGTCACCTATTCaaaagatattacaaaataatcTCTTGCAGGTAAAATTAAACAACAGAGAGACATTCTTCAGCACATCAGATGCCTCTTTGTTTTGAATAGCACATACCTACGGTCCCTCCCAACTCTATCACACAAACATCTGCTGGACCTTCTTTTCCATCAACAGGAATGACAGCAACCGCTTCAATCCAATTTTTAATGGCATCTGTGATGTGTGGCACCACCTGGAATGCACTCAAACAAGGGAAGACTCAGTCACCAGTAATTTTACATGCAAGTAACACAAGAAGCCTAATTCAGTTACCAAGCGTGGCATCACCTGTACAGTCTTCCCAAGATAATCGCCTCTCCGTTCCTTCTCAAGGACAGACTGATTAGAAATAGAGCAACGTGGTTATCTTAAGAAGCTTATAGAACTTATAAAGTTAATGGGCCTACTGCTGCATCAAATAAATTAGCACCTGGTATATCTTTCCTGTGGTAATGTTGTTCTCTCTTGTAAGTGTCACATCTAGGAACCGCTCATAGTTACCCAGATCCAAATCAAccttttcaaagaaaaaaaaaaatgaactgaTTATTATATCAATAAATTAATTCTCTATCTCCCACATCAATAATATATTCCGAGTGTGATATCATCAACAAtcgaatttattattttacaaacTATTACGTATAaacgaaaaaacaaaaggagaagcaAACCTCTCCCCCGTCATCAAGAACAAAAACCTCTCCATGTTCAAAGGGAGACATGGTACCAGCATCAGTGTTCAAGTATGGATCTGCAACAATCAATCGTAAAATTTTTGATGAAAAGAAAACTTAGAATTGCTCCTAACaattttacaatttctttttcctttttgctcTATCAAAACTTGAAACAACAAAGAATAATTAAACGAATAGATAAATAAGACAAATGCATGCatacaaatatttatataaaagtcATCCACTTGCAGACCCACAAAAGACAAAGAAAGATCACAGCAAAAAAAGGCATCCATTTGAAATCAATAAGCAATTAACCATACCACGAAGCTGCAATACCTAAGAAGATTATCACGCAGGGACACTAAAAATCAGCTTATGCAAGTCTGAATTCAATAATACCCCACTTAAAGCAACGAAGTTACAAAAACCAAAGATTCCCACCTAACTAGCTTCATTGCCAAAGTTGATTTAACCCAgtaaaaccaaaaacaatataGAAGTGATGGGTGAAAGCAAAGGACCAATTTTGATGGAGGTGACGCGAAGGCCACAGGCTTTAAGGACGACGCCTATGCTGCTGGCTGTAACGCCTTTGCCCAGCCCACTCACCACCCCTCCCGTCACCAACACGTacttcatttctctttctctggGTGTCGTGCTCAGTGTGCGCCTAATTGTCGCCGTCGTGTTTGTGTTAATGACTGAGCGGGAAATGTTTTGGAGAACGCAGAAATCACCCGAGGATACCAAACAGGTGGCTCGAGTCGCTTTCGGATTTTCAACGAATCTTAGTAGGGAGCTGGCCGTACATCGGACATTGTTTAGAAATCTCGGCATATTCATCCAAAACAAATTTGTTTAGGCACGCTATCTTTATCTTTAAAATACGGGCTAATAAGTTTGcagttttttatttctttcacctatgttttcaaaacagtcaaaaatataatttcatcctctctattttatttgaaatatatatcattcatttcaactaaaatggagaggatcctatgcCGTCAAAAATGATACATGACCTATAGAAAAAGACGAAATTAATACCTCTATTACTTTTGGTTACCCTTTGTCACACGTGTCACCATATAAAAATGTCACGTGtcataaaaagttaaaaataattaataataaacctaaaataaaaaataataataaaataaaataaaattttgaaagaaaaaaaattgaaaaatttaagGGTTGGCCGatcaccccattttggccaatgagagtggccagccaccccctgcGTGCCGCGGCCCCTCTAGGGGTGCTTCAGCCACACCCAGACCATCTTTGCTACCTTTAATGGCCAAAATAGGGgtggccaccccaaatttttcttctttttttttttaaaggtttttttaaaaaaatttattaattattttatgattttttttattattattattttgttaagaaCTCATGATATATTTTGGGAGTAACACGTAacaaatcattaattttttctcACGGAATCTAATGGAGGTATCAATTTTGCCTTTTCCCATAATCAGGTACTATTTCTAACTATTTTGGAAacctgggaaaaaaaaaaaaaactgcaaacccaagtactaaaaaagttattaacctttaaaataataataataataataattttgtctattaagcatatatttagaaattttaaatttttacatacatttttaatagatgagtaatgttacaaactatctttttatcttcttgaAATTggggtggcttttaaaattatcattttatttaaaatacatcTTAGTAACTtttaaaagcctttttttttttttttttaatcaaaacagtaataaacaactcaaacacaaaacactcttaaaaacataaaaaccgttttcatttttatgtaacatcaaaacattttttacaaaaaacaaacatgTTAACAAACagagtcaatttttttttttttttttttttaatattttacatACTAATGTCCTCGGTTTAAGGTAAGTgaattttatttacaaaatgtttgtgcaaaaaataagcaaaaacatgTTTTGGGGTGTAAGATACTGCAATTCTGACCACACAATGTGTTAGAGGTTTATGCATAGAATTAGGCACAATctttataaaagtaaaacaacaTTCCCCTTGATTATTCATCTAACCATTGAAAAGATACCCTTTGTTTAAGGAGGCAAGCATAATCCCAAAATATGCCTCCATTTgatttaattctttttctttataggATTATTGTtttccatagaaaaaaaaagaaagaaaaattagtcattgtggtttacaTGATTTGCAAATTAGCTtcttgtggtatcaaaatgaactcaaaggtccctggggtatgccaaaaaaataatttagtctctaccGTCAATTTTCATCCACTaatttattacaattttattggctcaaACACTTCATgttatcataatctgttaagttagttaacggaatttgactgtaaagattaaattatttttttgcatattTTATGGAgctttaagttcattttgataccacatgaagttaattataaattaagtaaacCACATagctgattttgcatttttttccaatatatatatatattaaaaaatccTTGAACAGCTAAGGACCATCACTCcaaaaggtatttttttttcttatttttggggGGCCCAAGCAATTGGCTTTGTTTTACTTTAAACGGGTAAAaggttttctaattttcattttctgacAAAACTTTGTACCCGAGATTGAAGAAAGTGTAGAGGagacattttattttattttattctttccttttgtaGTATTCCTTATAAATGTCGCTACTGGGTCCACACCCATATTGCCGCATAATcataaaagaataaagttttaTTCTAAATTAAGTTGACAGAAATTATTCTAATTcgaaatttgtctttttaactGAGAATTACAATGTCAGTTTAATAAGattaagtttgaaaaaaaataaataaaaaaaaataccaactcaattcaaaagaaaattttgtccatcataaaaattgtattactttcaaaaaaaaaaaaaaaaattgttataaatacTCTTAAGTGCTCATTCTCTGCCGTGATAGTGAAAATTACAATTggatactatatatatttttatttgttatttcatttgattataattttcattgtcaTATTATAAAGTGAACACTTGAGAGTATATGTagcacttataaaaaataaataaaaattgtggtGCTATTTTTCCTTCTCTTGTCCAACTCTCATTcaactccatatatatattttaaaatctgcCATTCATATGGGTCCTACGGATCCAATggtgaatttgaaaaagaattagACAAGAGATGAACAAGAATTATAATAATAGCAGGTCTCTTCACATAATTGCACTTTTCATGGATCCTCTCGATTTTACTTGAAATGACTTAGTCATTATTTAATGTTGCATCTAACGATGTATATGAtaccacatcatttaaaatttttaaataacatatcAATATAGTTATCATATTGCATTATCTACgccatgaaatacaataataCTAAATTATGGTCAATCATGACCATTACCTTATTTCTTCCATTGTACTATCTATACTTAGGCAAATGAGCCCATTTGGACCGAAACTTTGTAGGGCCAGCCAAAATTCATGTGGACCCATCATAGTCAGGTGACTGTAAACCGAATCACGACCCTAGCAATAGCTGAGaaattttccattaatttttgtGTTAATCTCAACCGTCCATTGCTATCGAATGGCTACCAACATACCACGTGTcccattgaaaagaaaataataaaatattatttaaatttaaaaaataaatataaactaaaataataaacaaataaaaataaattattaaaaaagatgaGTTGGCCGGACCCCCCATCTCAGCCTAGGGGGTGGCACCCTCCAAAATATGACTGTCCATGGAGACCGGTAGctcaaaaaaaattagagcTCTGATCAATTTTTTCCATACATTGTAAACTATTGTAGTTTCCGATCATCCTTCCCATTTCAAGACAAAGTTATACCAAAAATTTATCTTGTATATAAACTTAGGGCAAGACCAAGCAAATGTAGTTAAATTTAGgatttacaattaaaaaataataataataataaaaaataaaaaaataaaaaaatttaagatttaCAAGATACCAAGACAAATATTGCTcactttttcaaccaaaatcaGCGTCATTGTTGGTACTTCAAAGATTCAATGTCCTATAAAAACCAATTTAACGAGAAAATTTTCCCTCGTATTCATAATTTCAACAAATACATAAGCTGCAAACTCTCACATATCCAGATTTTCAGCAATTTGTTGCCTAAGCAAATATGAGAAAGTTTTTATAGAAGCTAGGCACGTAGATTCGATGAGAGCTCTCACACATTTGTTATCCGGATTACTAGACAAAATTGATGTGGATATCTATCCCAAACTCGCCGTATAATTTATCTCATCAAATCGATACAAAAGAGAGCATATGGAATGCATGATACACAATTCACTGATAGCTCACTCCTTCACCACTTATAACCTCGCCAATGCGGTATGCTTTATAATCACCACCTCTGCCCTCGAGTATTCTATAAGATGTCTCCTGGCTCACAACCAGAACCATCCCAATGCCCATGTTAAAGGTCCTTCTCATCTCAGCGTCTTCTATCTTTCCCGCCTAATCAGAAAAACATAAATGAGGAAATTCAATTCTTCTTTTAAAGAAACATATATAGTTGAAGCAACCAgcaaataaaaacatttatatcatataataaaTTCAACAGAAGCACTCTGCTAAAAAATCACTTCGTCTTTGTCTCTACATTTCCATAATGAAAAAAAGACGCTTTGTTTACCTCTTGAATCCACTTGAACAAAGTTGGGACCTCCCAGGAGTTCCAATGGATGACAGCTCCAAGGCCTTTTGGAAATACGCGAGGTATGTTGTCAGTGAAACCACCACCTGTTATGTGGGCAATCCCCTTTATCCCACCCTTGCTGATTAACTCAAGCACCTGATTTCAAAGGAATGGAGAAATAAAAGTTTGTAAGtgtagtgaacaagaaaacattCAGCATTATAATGAGAAATGGAGGGTGATAAGTAACCTGCTTAACATAGATCACAGTTGGGGCCATCAAAGCTTCACCTAATGTAACATCTTCACCAGGAAGCTTGTCCTTCAAAGAAAGGCCACTTCTAGCAAGAACCCTATCAAGATATAACAGTACATATCAGCAAGGACTTTGACATAGATCATAGCTTCATCCATTTTCACATTTGTTGAAGCCTTTTTTCACAGTAAGATCAAAGCAAAGACTTCTTGAAAGTAACACTAACCTTCTTACTAAAGAGAAACCATTAGAATGAACACCGCTGGATGGCAGGCCAATAAGGACATCTCCAGCCACAATGTCTTTCCCGTTAATCACTGAATCTTGTTTTACAATGCCAACCGCAAAACCACTGAGATCATACTCGCCGTCAGCATAAAAATCTGGCATCTCTGCAGTCTGAAAAGTATCTACTACCAATTAAACACATTAAGAATCCAAAAATACATATTTACTACAATAGTTACAACTAGAAGGGAGGGGAAAAGAAAGAGACCAAATTGGTTTTAAATGTCAAGTCTCGCTAAAAATCAAGCATGAAGTAGATTTATTCCCCATCCAAAAGGACAATGGCAAGTTCAATTCAGTAAGACCCTCAAATATATGATTCACAATCAACAAAATCACATTGCATTTGTGTCATTGCAACGTCCTTTTTATTGTTGGCGGTACAAGTTTACAAATTGTCAACCGTTTGTTCTCTTACAAAATCAATGCCAAGCAAAACCATCTCTCATCGACCCCTTAAACATGACTTGTAATGCCTGACACGGAAGAAACCAGAAATTATGAACGAGCAGGGTGGGGAGGGGATTCAgcttataaaaaatatgaattttaagGGCATTTCTAAAACTTGTGGGGGCCAAGATACTACCTAGGTCTGCCTCTGATTCTGTCTGATCGCGGAAATTGTACCTTTTGAAAATGCGTTTGAGAAAAACTGCGgtttaaaaaagtgaaacaaGCAAGAGGATGCATTTTTAAAAGCcgcttaactgcatttttaaaatcgcgtTTTTATTAACTAATTTTGAAACcactattttttcaaactgCACGTTTTAAATTGCTTAAACCAAACAGACACTAATTAAAAGAGCATGCACGCTCTCCCAATGCATAGCTGGTAGAACATTAACAAAATATATCAATGCATTTCACATTCCCTTACCCTTCAGAGCTATTAAATCACTACACAATATATCAAATGAAGAACACTTATTGGCCCAGTAAATAAAAAGTAAGGAAATtcaaaaagaggaaagaaaatcaAGTACCTCGCCTCCTAAAAGAGCACAATCAGATTGTCGACAACCATCAACAATGCCTTTTATAAcctaaaaaagaaggaaagaaagatcAATCAGCTTGAGCTTGACGTACACATACTATCATAATGCCTACCAACCCAGTCAATTTTTTGTACCTTTTCAGCAAGATCAACATCAAGGCGGCTAGTAGCAAAGTAATCGAGAAAAAACAATGGTTTTGCTCCCGAAGTAACAATGTCGTTGACACTCATTGCAACCTAGGTTAGGTCAAATCCCATTGAAGAGCTGATTATGAACAGAAAAACTATTTAACAACATTCATGTATCAAATTTTACCAGATCAATCCCAATGGTTTCGTGGATCCCAGTTTCAAATGCCAGCTTAAGCTTAGTTCCCACGCCATCCGTACCGGCAACAAGGTACGAATCACCTGCCCGTTAGAACTTGGTCAGCAGAATATACAGCCAGAGTAAAAACAGACGCACAAACATTCCAAAATTTACAGCTCTTAAATAAcggtaacaaaaaaaatttacagccacattaaaaaaaaaaaaataaaaaaaatataccgaGAGGGAAAAGTCCTCCGAAACCACCGATCCCCGGTGCCATTTTCGCAATTCTACGAACGAGTTCGGAGCCAGCGTCAATGTCCACACCGGCATCCTTGTATGTTAGACTATCACCGGAATTGTTCTTCGCCACCGAAAACAGGCGGCGACTATTCCTCGTACTACTTCTTGCCACTCCTAGTTTGTCGGCAGCCACCGATAGCGGCTGAAACCTATGGGAAAACCGTTGGAGAGGACCGAGTTTCTCATCGGACCCTCTGATTGAGGGGGCGAAGCAGCGGGACAGCTCTGTGTTTGCTCCGAAGGTAACGGTCATTGTGAAGAGAAATTACTGGGTTTCGGAAAGGAAATAGATTTGACCTAAACCGACCCGAATCTAGGCGAGCATGTGGCGTGGGAAGTACTCGAGGCCAGGCACGTGCCTGATGTCACGTGCAGAGACCTGCCACGAAGAAAGAAAGGTTAGCATAGCCAATTACCCAATTGCCCTTGCGTTCTTCTTTTGCTCTCCTCCTACTCCGACCCTCTCAGAAAATCGAAATAGCAGAAGTACCACTTGGTAACTGACCTGCAAGCGATTGAATCCGTCGAAGCTTCTCTTCTGCGCACCGCTACCTGTGGGCAAGGGGTGGCCGGAAGTGTGGTTTTTGGTTGAAGATGAAAgaacggagagagagagagagagagagagagagaggcgggTTTTGAAAGGGGTGAAAAGGAGGAGAACCAGAGCTAGGGTTTTGTGTTGAAGGTGACTTGCCAAAAGACATTTATGCCATCCATCATAAATTTaggagaaatgtta
Coding sequences within it:
- the LOC132172274 gene encoding phosphoribosylformylglycinamidine cyclo-ligase, chloroplastic; this encodes MTVTFGANTELSRCFAPSIRGSDEKLGPLQRFSHRFQPLSVAADKLGVARSSTRNSRRLFSVAKNNSGDSLTYKDAGVDIDAGSELVRRIAKMAPGIGGFGGLFPLGDSYLVAGTDGVGTKLKLAFETGIHETIGIDLVAMSVNDIVTSGAKPLFFLDYFATSRLDVDLAEKVIKGIVDGCRQSDCALLGGETAEMPDFYADGEYDLSGFAVGIVKQDSVINGKDIVAGDVLIGLPSSGVHSNGFSLVRRVLARSGLSLKDKLPGEDVTLGEALMAPTVIYVKQVLELISKGGIKGIAHITGGGFTDNIPRVFPKGLGAVIHWNSWEVPTLFKWIQEAGKIEDAEMRRTFNMGIGMVLVVSQETSYRILEGRGGDYKAYRIGEVISGEGVSYQ